One genomic segment of Pyruvatibacter mobilis includes these proteins:
- a CDS encoding epoxide hydrolase family protein, whose product MNRTIAADPFTISVSDAEIEDLKHRLAMTRFPNEPDGNEGWDYGTNLSYMERLVEYWRDDYDWRAAETRLNRFDHYRATISGDDLGLPDEDHQIHFIYERGSGKNPRPLILTHGWPSTFAEFEHVIEPLAHPERFGGREEDAFDVIVPSLLGFGFSSKPRQPLGPAAIAELWHCLMTRVLGYDRYCAQAGDWGSYVTSRLALQHGDQIDAIHLTMLPLRPSVSDGAAPVTAEEAEWISNMRGWWAQEEGYRVIQGTKPMALAFAVTDSPAGLAGWLADKYYRLGDTEKSHPFQGMDARFPFDTILTQFSIYWFTGTINSANTLYKAGPMERSDKLKPGQRVTVPTAYSEYPMDVLPKTPESWGSRCYDIRRWRYMDKGGHFAALEEPDLFTRDVQDAFREMLG is encoded by the coding sequence ATGAACCGCACCATCGCCGCAGACCCCTTCACCATCTCCGTCTCTGACGCTGAGATTGAGGACCTGAAGCACCGTCTGGCGATGACGCGGTTTCCCAACGAACCGGATGGCAATGAGGGATGGGACTACGGCACCAACCTCTCCTACATGGAGCGGCTGGTCGAATATTGGCGAGATGACTACGACTGGCGTGCAGCCGAGACCCGCCTCAACCGTTTCGACCACTACCGCGCCACCATCTCGGGAGATGATCTGGGCCTGCCCGACGAGGACCACCAGATCCACTTCATCTATGAGCGCGGCTCGGGCAAGAACCCGCGCCCGCTCATTCTCACCCATGGTTGGCCATCCACTTTCGCGGAATTCGAACATGTGATCGAACCCCTCGCCCACCCGGAACGCTTCGGGGGCAGGGAGGAAGACGCTTTTGACGTTATCGTGCCCTCGCTGCTGGGCTTTGGATTCTCATCGAAGCCCCGCCAGCCACTCGGCCCCGCCGCCATCGCGGAACTCTGGCACTGCCTGATGACCAGGGTGCTTGGCTATGATCGGTACTGCGCCCAGGCCGGTGACTGGGGGTCCTACGTGACGTCGCGTCTTGCCTTGCAGCATGGCGATCAGATTGATGCGATCCACCTCACCATGCTCCCGTTGCGGCCCTCGGTATCAGACGGCGCCGCGCCTGTAACCGCCGAGGAGGCTGAGTGGATCTCGAACATGCGCGGATGGTGGGCGCAGGAAGAGGGGTACCGCGTCATACAGGGCACGAAGCCCATGGCCCTCGCCTTCGCGGTAACCGATAGCCCCGCAGGCCTGGCAGGCTGGCTGGCTGACAAATATTACCGTCTGGGCGACACGGAGAAGTCCCACCCTTTCCAGGGCATGGACGCGCGCTTCCCCTTCGACACCATCCTTACCCAGTTCTCGATCTACTGGTTCACCGGCACCATCAATTCCGCCAACACCCTCTACAAAGCCGGGCCGATGGAACGATCGGACAAGCTGAAACCCGGCCAGCGCGTGACCGTTCCGACCGCGTACTCGGAATATCCGATGGATGTGTTACCCAAAACGCCGGAGAGCTGGGGCAGCCGCTGCTACGACATCCGCCGCTGGCGCTACATGGACAAAGGCGGCCACTTTGCCGCGCTGGAGGAACCGGACCTCTTCACCCGCGACGTGCAGGACGCGTTCCGAGAGATGCTGGGCTAA
- a CDS encoding epoxide hydrolase family protein, with product MTTPTPFTISIPQQKLDTIADKVRGFEWIHVPENDGWAYGCNQAYLKELCAYWLDGYDWRSWEAKLNTLPQFIAPVDGIDIHYVHIKGSNPGNPPLLITHGWPGSFFEFFEVLDKLANPGNYGGDPDAGRDVVAPSIPGYAFSGRPAKPMGPRAVAALWNAFMRDVLGYDKYIAQGGDWGSIISGWIAHDHCKDKQGGCLAVHFNMFGIRGDMTPKTDEDQAWMQHMAGMQMLETAYLQIQGTKPLSLAFAMADSPVGQAAWIVEKFHTWGDVRKDDIESAFTKDQLLTNLMLYVATDSFNTSTWIYRGMFEEGGVNLAPGEAVSIPTGIAKFAGETVYPFPPRSMMEEAFTNIIQWTEHDRGGHFAALENPAAFVADVSDFLSKAPQS from the coding sequence ATGACGACGCCCACGCCCTTCACCATCTCTATCCCGCAGCAAAAGCTCGACACCATTGCCGACAAGGTCCGCGGCTTCGAGTGGATCCATGTCCCCGAGAATGACGGTTGGGCCTATGGGTGCAACCAGGCCTATCTGAAGGAACTCTGCGCCTATTGGCTGGACGGCTACGACTGGCGCTCGTGGGAGGCAAAGCTCAACACACTCCCACAATTCATCGCGCCGGTGGACGGCATCGACATCCACTATGTGCATATCAAGGGATCCAACCCGGGCAATCCCCCGCTGCTCATTACCCATGGCTGGCCCGGCTCGTTTTTCGAGTTCTTCGAGGTGCTCGACAAGCTGGCCAATCCCGGCAATTACGGCGGCGACCCGGACGCAGGCCGTGACGTGGTGGCACCGTCGATTCCCGGCTACGCCTTTTCAGGCCGCCCCGCCAAGCCCATGGGCCCGCGCGCCGTGGCTGCCCTCTGGAACGCCTTCATGCGCGATGTGCTGGGCTATGACAAATACATCGCCCAGGGCGGTGACTGGGGCTCCATCATATCCGGCTGGATCGCCCATGATCATTGCAAAGACAAGCAGGGCGGCTGCCTTGCTGTCCACTTCAACATGTTCGGCATTCGCGGCGACATGACGCCGAAGACCGATGAGGACCAGGCCTGGATGCAGCATATGGCGGGCATGCAGATGCTGGAGACCGCTTACCTGCAGATCCAGGGAACAAAGCCCCTCTCTCTGGCCTTCGCCATGGCGGATTCCCCGGTCGGCCAGGCTGCATGGATTGTCGAGAAATTTCACACCTGGGGAGACGTCCGGAAAGACGACATCGAAAGTGCTTTCACGAAGGACCAGCTGCTGACCAACCTCATGCTCTATGTGGCAACGGACAGCTTCAACACCTCCACATGGATCTATCGCGGCATGTTCGAGGAAGGCGGGGTCAACCTCGCACCTGGTGAGGCCGTTTCCATTCCCACCGGTATCGCCAAGTTCGCCGGTGAGACTGTCTACCCCTTCCCCCCGCGCAGCATGATGGAAGAAGCCTTCACCAATATCATTCAGTGGACGGAGCATGACCGCGGCGGCCACTTCGCTGCCCTCGAGAATCCTGCAGCCTTCGTGGCTGACGTGTCTGACTTCCTGTCGAAAGCCCCGCAGAGCTAG
- a CDS encoding PAS domain-containing protein produces the protein MKLSKDNQHLFTIWCRARQGAVIPTLPSSLIVENWWIGKHVCLQFLAPDKKIRFVWAGGEVEKVLGCDLPGKEVTSIFASQEQDALADMQQWKFTNPVVIQSHCTVTTDAGSMVQFEFLHMPFINHPTGDLLYAVGCCEWTGTGTQESLRNGMAERQMLTRTLHHIKTLEPVATPYTIPAPASIPDVAKAVAYA, from the coding sequence ATGAAGCTATCGAAGGACAACCAGCACCTCTTCACAATCTGGTGCCGGGCCCGGCAGGGAGCGGTTATCCCGACACTGCCCTCGTCCCTGATCGTGGAGAACTGGTGGATCGGCAAGCATGTTTGCCTGCAATTCCTGGCGCCGGACAAAAAGATCCGCTTCGTCTGGGCCGGTGGTGAAGTGGAAAAGGTGCTTGGGTGCGACCTGCCCGGAAAAGAAGTCACCAGCATCTTTGCCTCACAAGAGCAGGATGCCCTCGCTGACATGCAGCAGTGGAAATTCACCAACCCGGTGGTGATACAATCCCACTGCACGGTAACCACCGATGCAGGCTCAATGGTCCAGTTCGAATTTCTGCACATGCCTTTCATCAACCATCCGACCGGTGACCTGCTCTATGCTGTTGGTTGCTGTGAATGGACGGGCACGGGAACACAGGAAAGCCTCCGCAACGGCATGGCCGAGCGCCAAATGCTGACCCGCACCCTGCACCACATCAAAACGCTCGAGCCGGTTGCAACGCCCTATACCATTCCCGCCCCGGCAAGCATCCCCGACGTCGCCAAGGCTGTCGCGTACGCTTAG
- a CDS encoding PAS domain-containing protein produces MQFTVGNQRLLEVWRRKRSGGKAVPRCNPQDFIKTQSVGENLLLQVKAEDTSVHVAYCGGNIERLIGVDLTGIVVSKVFAGREHEELQDMQRAKFLRPMGIHSLSKARKSNGDDVIAEMLQLPVINSATERVVYVIGAFEHRHTDTTSNLGGGLHHRELLMRTVFDIRSLEPVDSLFTHPRPAARPAQDLPEYDLAPLSPVSPHPAADDVDREVIEL; encoded by the coding sequence GTGCAGTTCACCGTCGGCAACCAGCGCCTTCTCGAGGTGTGGCGACGCAAGCGGAGCGGCGGCAAGGCCGTACCCCGCTGCAATCCGCAGGATTTCATCAAGACCCAGTCGGTCGGTGAAAACCTGCTTCTGCAGGTGAAAGCCGAGGACACCTCGGTGCACGTGGCCTATTGCGGTGGCAATATCGAGCGCCTGATCGGCGTCGACTTGACCGGGATCGTCGTTTCCAAGGTGTTTGCCGGCCGCGAGCACGAAGAACTGCAGGACATGCAACGTGCAAAATTCCTCCGGCCGATGGGCATTCACTCTCTCAGTAAAGCCCGCAAATCCAACGGCGACGACGTCATCGCGGAAATGCTGCAACTCCCGGTGATAAACAGCGCGACGGAACGGGTTGTCTACGTGATCGGTGCCTTCGAACACCGCCACACTGATACCACCAGCAATCTGGGAGGCGGCCTGCACCATCGCGAATTGCTGATGCGCACCGTTTTCGACATTCGCAGCCTGGAGCCGGTCGATAGCCTTTTTACCCACCCACGCCCCGCTGCGCGGCCAGCGCAGGATCTGCCGGAATACGACCTCGCACCGCTCTCCCCCGTCAGCCCTCACCCCGCTGCCGATGATGTCGATCGCGAGGTCATAGAACTATAG
- a CDS encoding spinster family MFS transporter has product MTEITARGGVSAAEDITPAYRRYALGVLLLAYISSYVDRQIMGVLLEPIRTEFALTDTQMGFLGGIAFGIFYATLGIPIAFLADRWNRRNIISIAVAVWSVMTVACAFVTGFWTLALARVGVGIGEAGSSPPSHSMIADLYEEKKRSGALAVYALGVYIGIMLGFLVGAYVAQDYGWRWAFVVVGAPGILIALIVRFTMKEPPRGHADGHVHEDPGPIEWGAAVKQVKAGFAHLWRDRVSRHVVLGVTLVSFVGYGGAYWGAAFFIRSHGLSLIEVGQYLAAVIGGAGILGALIGGRLADYLGEKDKRWRLWIVAWAKFLAAPIIIYFFLEMDTAVALWIYVPTVLLGAFYLGPSFAMIQTRAPVAMRALCSAIMLFILNIIGLGFGPQAVGLLSDWLRPEFGAESLRYALLILSFISIWGGYHYYLAGKHLKDA; this is encoded by the coding sequence TTGACCGAAATCACTGCGCGCGGCGGCGTGTCGGCCGCAGAGGATATTACCCCAGCCTATCGGCGATACGCGCTCGGCGTGCTGCTGCTGGCCTATATTTCCAGCTATGTGGACCGCCAGATCATGGGCGTGCTGCTGGAGCCAATCCGTACAGAGTTTGCCCTGACCGACACCCAGATGGGCTTTCTTGGCGGTATCGCCTTCGGCATTTTCTACGCCACGCTGGGTATTCCAATCGCCTTTCTGGCGGACCGGTGGAACAGGCGCAATATCATCTCGATTGCCGTGGCGGTATGGAGCGTGATGACAGTCGCCTGTGCGTTTGTCACAGGCTTCTGGACACTGGCCCTGGCGCGCGTCGGCGTCGGTATTGGTGAGGCCGGTTCAAGCCCGCCGTCCCATTCCATGATCGCGGACCTCTACGAAGAGAAGAAGCGGTCCGGTGCGCTCGCCGTCTATGCCCTTGGTGTCTATATCGGCATCATGCTCGGCTTCCTGGTGGGTGCCTATGTGGCCCAGGATTACGGCTGGCGCTGGGCGTTCGTCGTGGTGGGGGCACCGGGCATCCTCATTGCCCTGATCGTGCGCTTTACCATGAAGGAACCGCCGCGCGGCCATGCTGACGGACATGTGCATGAAGACCCCGGACCCATTGAATGGGGGGCGGCCGTCAAACAAGTGAAAGCCGGCTTTGCCCATCTGTGGCGCGACCGGGTTTCCCGTCACGTTGTGCTGGGCGTCACGCTCGTGTCTTTCGTCGGATATGGCGGGGCCTATTGGGGCGCGGCTTTCTTCATCCGCAGCCACGGCCTGTCGCTGATCGAAGTGGGCCAGTACCTGGCCGCCGTTATCGGCGGTGCCGGCATTCTTGGTGCGCTCATTGGCGGGCGCCTTGCTGATTACCTCGGCGAGAAGGACAAGCGGTGGCGCCTCTGGATCGTTGCCTGGGCCAAGTTCCTGGCAGCGCCGATCATCATCTATTTCTTCCTGGAGATGGACACCGCCGTCGCGCTTTGGATCTACGTCCCGACGGTTCTGCTGGGCGCGTTCTATCTGGGCCCGTCTTTCGCGATGATCCAGACGCGGGCTCCGGTTGCGATGCGGGCTCTCTGCTCTGCGATCATGCTGTTCATCCTGAACATTATCGGCCTCGGCTTCGGCCCGCAGGCAGTGGGGCTGCTGAGTGACTGGCTGCGGCCCGAGTTCGGAGCGGAAAGCCTGCGCTACGCACTGCTCATCCTGTCCTTCATCAGCATCTGGGGCGGCTACCACTATTACCTGGCAGGCAAGCATCTGAAGGACGCCTGA